From the genome of Leptodactylus fuscus isolate aLepFus1 chromosome 1, aLepFus1.hap2, whole genome shotgun sequence, one region includes:
- the SDR39U1 gene encoding epimerase family protein SDR39U1 — MRVLIGGGSGFLGQSLSRLLKRRGHQVTIISRQPGQQQITWADLSKKGLPQCDAVVNLAGENVLNPLRRWTKQFREEVITSRIETTRTIAQAISKSTSPPHTWVVVTGVGYYPPSLTHQYTEDSPGGNADFLSCLVKDWEKAAELPGNKTKSQLVKVRPGVVLGRKGGAFPKMLLPFQLCLGGILGNGKQPFPWIHIEDFCRLVCYAIEQEGKLGGVLNAVSPSAVNDTNADFAKALSESLGRPAFLFTPGFAIKLLFGNDRAPMLLQGQRVVPQRTLQSGFSFLYPDLDSTFAALLS, encoded by the exons ATGAGGGTTCTTATCG GAGGAGGCAGTGGGTTTCTTGGTCAGTCGTTGTCACGGTTGCTGAAAAGAAGAGGTCATCAAGTCACGATAATTTCCCGCCAACCAGGGCAGCAGCAAATCACATGG GCCGACCTTTCCAAGAAGGGTTTACCTCAATGTGATGCAGTTGTAAACCTTGCAGGAGAGAATGTACTTAACCCACTGAGAAG ATGGACCAAGCAATTCAGAGAGGAAGTTATTACCAGCAGGATTGAAACTACACGCACTATTGCTCAGGCTATTAGCAAGTCTACAAGCCCTCCACACACTTGGGTGGTAGTCACTGGAGTAG GATATTATCCTCCAAGCCTTACCCATCAGTATACTGAAGATAGCCCTGGTGGcaatgcagactttctgtcctgCCTTGTGAAAGACTGGGAGAAAGCAGCAGAGCTGCCTGGTAATAAGACAAAGTCCCAACTGGTAAAAGTACGACCAG GCGTAGTTTTGGGTCGAAAAGGTGGTGCGTTTCCAAAGATGCTGTTGCCATTCCAGTTGTGTCTTGGGGGTATACTTGGCAATGGAAAGCAGCCATTTCCTTGGATTCATATCGAAGACTTCTGCAGACTTGTATGTTACGCTATTGAACAGGAAGGAAAACTTGGTGGCGTCTTGAATGCAGTGTCACCCTCTGCAGTTAATGATACCAATGCTGACTTTGCAAAGGCACTAAGTGAATCACTTGGACGCCCTGCCTTCTTATTCACTCCAGGCTTTGCTATTAAGTTGTTGTTTGGGAATGACAGAGCTCCAATGCTGCTCCAGGGTCAGCGTGTGGTCCCACAAAgaaccctgcaaagtggattctcTTTTCTCTATCCAGACCTTGACTCCACGTTTGCTGCACTCTTGAGCTAG